ATGGGACTATCGGCTAGAGAGTCTATACAAAATGTCTTAAGTGGTAGCGATATCAGTCTGAACTTTATCACAGTAAGAGAGACGGATATACCGGAAAATGCACCTACGCATGGCCACATCTCACTGGCGGCTTATTACCGGATTTTGTTACCTAACTTGTTACCTCCAGAGGTGGACGAGGTATTGTATTTAGACTGTGACTTGCTAATCGAGAAGGATCTAAAGTCATTGTTTGATTGCGATCTAGAGGATAATTATTTGGCAGCTGTAACAAATCCTTTTTTTGAGCGATGGGAAACACTTCAGCTAAATCCAGAATGGGATTATTTTAATTCTGGGGTTTTGCTACTTAACTTGGTTAAGTGCAGGGAAGAGGCTTTTGTGAATAACAATTTCAATATTATTGCTGAAGAGAGCAATCACTTGGTGCTTCACGATCAGGATACCTTGAATAAGGCATGTGCTGGTCAATGGCTGAGATTGTCGCCGGTCTATAATATGCAAAATGCATTTTATTTAAACCCACCAAAAAAATTGGCTATGAAGAAAGGTTTGCTCAAGGGCTTGAAAGAAGATGCAGTGATTGTGCATTACTCGAGTTCATTGAAACCCTGGCTATATTCATGCGGACATCCACTGAAAAGCCTGTACTATAA
This region of Oceaniferula flava genomic DNA includes:
- a CDS encoding glycosyltransferase family 8 protein, whose amino-acid sequence is MSKFREMHIAFCCDDLYAPYLCVTLASLRQNCCDLRSYHIWVVSAGMGLSARESIQNVLSGSDISLNFITVRETDIPENAPTHGHISLAAYYRILLPNLLPPEVDEVLYLDCDLLIEKDLKSLFDCDLEDNYLAAVTNPFFERWETLQLNPEWDYFNSGVLLLNLVKCREEAFVNNNFNIIAEESNHLVLHDQDTLNKACAGQWLRLSPVYNMQNAFYLNPPKKLAMKKGLLKGLKEDAVIVHYSSSLKPWLYSCGHPLKSLYYKYLDMTSLRGYRPSFSGVKPLLLRWRMQIRGLRAFFACK